The following coding sequences are from one Diachasmimorpha longicaudata isolate KC_UGA_2023 chromosome 6, iyDiaLong2, whole genome shotgun sequence window:
- the LOC135163479 gene encoding transmembrane protein 185A, giving the protein MNLQTLFQDFNPSKFLVHTCLMIFTILFALRLDGYIEWSYWSIFSPIWFWKSMVILGATVGSYVWLKHPHARLEGDAYVHYKAMLITLALHLILLMFELLVCDKLESERHLWILVFIPLIFISIVSIAVCIWAVKHDRSFELELFCAVNVLQFIFLALRLDGFIGWSWEVVFVPLWALLCLSLVAVLYTIVFAAVLLRAPQVNARVRRTSLNSALAYTFLVVPILVFQVLLANKLDGDTSFNYTTVAAPLLLSHVTLILMSFGAKGGNRWWFGLRKDFCHFLLGLCPLLQEYGNISYQSRTDRDQPPSEPMVSEKNEKHIKKIDLMKPVVPIVSIDLPD; this is encoded by the exons TAAATTTCTAGTGCACACATGTCTCATGATATTCACTATTCTCTTCGCCCTTCGTCTGGATGGGTACATCGAGTGGAGCTACTGGTCCATATTCAGTCCAATATGGTTCTGGAAGAGCATGGTGATCCTGGGAGCTACCGTGGGAAGCTATGTGTGGCTGAAACATCCGCATGCCAGACTCGAGGGCGATGCTTATGTACATTACAAGGCCATGCTGATTACATTGGCCTTACACCTCATTCTACTCATGTTCGAACTACTGGTGTGCGATAAACTCGAGTCAGAGAGACATCTTTGGATACTTGTGTTCATACCTTTGATTTTTATATCAATCGTCTCCATTGCT GTCTGCATTTGGGCAGTTAAACATGATCGCTCCTTTGAGCTGGAGCTCTTCTGCGCCGTGAATGTTCTCCAATTCATCTTCCTCGCCCTTAGGCTGGACGGTTTCATAGGCTGGAGCTGGGAGGTGGTTTTTGTACCTCTCTGGGCCctcctctgcctctccctcgTCGCTGTTCTGTACACCATTGTCTTTGCAGCAGTTCTCCTGAGAGCCCCCCAGGTCAATGCTCGAGTCAGAAGGACTTCTCTCAACTCAGCTCTGGCTTACACATTTCTCGTCGTTCCAATACTAGTATTTCAA GTCTTATTAGCGAACAAATTGGATGGAGATACTTCATTCAACTATACCACCGTAGCGGCGCCTCTTCTTCTCTCACATGTGACGCTCATATTGATGTCATTCGGTGCCAAAGGTGGAAATAGAT ggTGGTTCGGACTGCGAAAGGACTTTTGCCATTTCCTCCTGGGTCTCTGTCCCCTGCTCCAAGAATACGGCAATATCTCTTATCAATCACGGACAGACCGAGATCAGCCTCCATCCGAGCCAATGGTATccgaaaaaaacgaaaaacacaTTAAGAAGATCGATCTAATGAAGCCAGTTGTGCCTATCGTATCCATAGACCTACCAGATTGA